In one Candidatus Scalindua japonica genomic region, the following are encoded:
- a CDS encoding metallophosphoesterase family protein, with the protein MRFLIISDIHSNLEALAAVFSELHNQNEHIDHVLTLGDIVGYGVNPNECCTIIKFLKSGKPALKKEIEKIIQSIDIAASEKENITKYIFSLGKKATVIAGNHDQRVIGLLNTVMASSAGISINWTKKIIHDDNIRFLKSLSLIEKLSKFKIELVHSTSKCPQDYVYVMNSILLNYSVLYSKITFAGHTHKPAAYLYTKHKSDVHASVFIPADQFDKKLMLAERGSADRLETFDVSLNPGQRYYINPGSVGQPRDGFPMASYKIYDTETKKVYMEKAEYDIEGVRKKILDAGLPFDLANRIVSGI; encoded by the coding sequence ATGAGATTCCTTATTATATCAGATATCCACAGTAACCTGGAAGCACTGGCCGCTGTTTTTTCAGAACTTCACAATCAAAATGAACATATAGACCATGTTTTAACACTTGGTGACATTGTCGGCTACGGTGTAAACCCCAATGAATGTTGTACAATCATTAAATTTTTAAAGAGCGGAAAACCTGCTTTGAAAAAAGAAATAGAAAAAATAATTCAAAGTATTGACATAGCCGCTTCTGAAAAAGAGAATATAACTAAATATATTTTCTCTCTGGGCAAAAAAGCCACCGTTATTGCTGGTAACCACGATCAGCGGGTCATTGGTCTGCTAAATACGGTAATGGCTTCCTCAGCTGGTATATCAATAAATTGGACAAAAAAAATAATCCACGATGACAATATTCGTTTTCTTAAATCTCTATCACTCATAGAAAAGCTATCTAAATTCAAGATAGAGTTGGTCCACAGTACATCTAAATGTCCTCAAGATTATGTATATGTAATGAATTCGATCTTATTAAATTACAGTGTATTATATTCAAAAATAACATTTGCCGGACACACACATAAACCGGCAGCATATTTATACACTAAGCATAAAAGTGACGTACATGCTTCCGTGTTTATACCAGCAGACCAATTTGATAAAAAACTCATGCTGGCAGAACGAGGATCGGCAGATAGATTGGAAACATTCGATGTTTCCTTGAACCCCGGCCAGCGTTACTACATAAATCCAGGTTCCGTTGGTCAGCCACGAGACGGTTTTCCTATGGCTTCATACAAGATTTACGATACGGAAACAAAGAAAGTCTATATGGAAAAAGCAGAGTACGATATCGAAGGTGTCAGGAAAAAAATCCTTGATGCCGGACTCCCTTTCGATCTTGCTAACCGTATAGTGTCTGGAATTTGA
- a CDS encoding metallophosphoesterase family protein yields MKFLIISDIHSNLEALASVFSDLYNNNEKIDRIFIPGDIVGYGPSPNECCTIIRFLKNGKPALKQEIQTIIQELDLDDTEKKNITDYIFSMGKKANVIAGNHDREVIGQPSLCSIMAASAGNAAKWTTKVLHKPNARFLESLWYKKKIRKFGIELVHSTPVYPQGYMYVKNASSLNYDILHSSITISGHTHKPSGYLYTKQKRDISASVFIPTDQFDNRLMLVERQSMERLETFDVLLKPGHRYYINPGSVGQPRDGTPKASYMIYDTMAKQASLKKAAYNTEVVKKKVLKATLPFDLAERIVKGI; encoded by the coding sequence ATGAAATTTTTAATCATATCAGATATACACAGTAACCTTGAAGCACTGGCCTCAGTCTTTTCTGATCTTTATAATAATAACGAAAAGATAGATAGAATATTTATACCTGGTGATATTGTCGGATATGGACCAAGCCCCAATGAATGTTGTACTATCATCAGGTTTTTAAAGAACGGTAAACCCGCTTTGAAACAAGAGATTCAAACGATCATACAGGAATTAGACCTTGATGATACCGAAAAGAAAAACATTACCGATTATATTTTTTCGATGGGCAAAAAAGCTAATGTAATAGCTGGCAATCATGACAGAGAGGTCATTGGCCAGCCTTCACTCTGCAGCATAATGGCTGCTTCAGCAGGAAACGCCGCAAAGTGGACAACTAAGGTCCTGCATAAACCAAATGCCAGATTCCTTGAGTCCTTATGGTATAAAAAGAAAATAAGGAAATTCGGAATCGAACTGGTCCACAGTACACCGGTATACCCTCAAGGTTATATGTATGTAAAGAATGCGTCATCTTTGAACTATGACATACTACATTCAAGCATAACAATTTCCGGCCATACGCACAAACCTTCTGGATATTTATATACTAAACAAAAAAGAGATATTTCTGCTTCTGTCTTTATCCCAACAGATCAATTCGACAACAGGCTTATGCTGGTTGAAAGACAATCAATGGAGAGATTGGAAACATTTGATGTTTTACTGAAACCCGGTCATCGTTACTATATTAACCCAGGTTCTGTCGGACAGCCAAGAGACGGTACACCAAAAGCATCTTACATGATCTACGATACTATGGCAAAACAAGCTTCTCTGAAAAAAGCAGCATATAATACAGAGGTTGTAAAGAAGAAAGTCCTTAAGGCAACCCTTCCATTTGACCTTGCAGAACGAATAGTAAAAGGGATTTGA
- a CDS encoding serine/threonine protein kinase: MYTIKDYKFDSFKSVADMHKSNYAKLEEDDTLDIKNMGIKYCPHLSFEDEYYVLQQLEHKQIPKAYDFGQETLYKDEKVVLKQHFIVLEHTSNTDLLDYYKMKAGGFPPVDDVIKCFISVCNPLNYLHSKEFVHCDIKPGHLLLEPDTGLVYLIDFELAIRKSGVLKGISMDYASPEQHTLVEQLRGVPENVPLEAISFFLSIDGKADIYSTGSIFYEILTGQKWHEKKIRPSEFNKSMPPKLEEIIMSTLEENPSNRVATAMQLKQSLESLL; encoded by the coding sequence ATGTACACTATAAAGGACTACAAATTTGACTCATTCAAATCAGTTGCAGATATGCACAAGTCAAATTATGCAAAATTAGAAGAAGATGATACTTTAGATATTAAAAACATGGGTATCAAGTATTGCCCCCACCTGAGCTTTGAAGATGAGTATTATGTCTTGCAACAATTAGAACATAAACAGATTCCCAAGGCTTATGATTTTGGTCAGGAAACTTTATATAAGGACGAAAAAGTTGTGCTGAAACAACACTTTATAGTCCTCGAACATACAAGCAATACTGATCTGCTCGATTATTATAAAATGAAAGCAGGGGGGTTCCCTCCTGTAGATGATGTTATTAAATGTTTCATAAGCGTTTGTAATCCGTTAAATTATCTGCATTCAAAAGAGTTTGTACACTGCGATATAAAGCCCGGACACCTGCTACTGGAACCGGATACAGGCTTAGTTTATTTGATTGATTTCGAACTTGCAATAAGAAAATCGGGTGTTTTAAAAGGGATTAGTATGGATTATGCTTCTCCGGAGCAACATACCCTTGTTGAACAACTTAGAGGAGTACCTGAAAATGTACCGCTGGAAGCAATTTCGTTCTTTTTATCTATAGACGGAAAGGCCGATATATATTCAACGGGCTCAATTTTTTATGAAATATTGACAGGTCAAAAATGGCACGAAAAGAAAATCCGCCCGAGTGAATTTAATAAATCAATGCCTCCAAAACTGGAAGAGATTATTATGTCAACATTGGAAGAAAATCCATCTAATAGAGTGGCTACGGCAATGCAGCTGAAACAGTCATTAGAATCTTTACTATAA